In Nocardia asteroides, a single genomic region encodes these proteins:
- a CDS encoding GntR family transcriptional regulator — translation MTVRSPGTRHEQVAAQLRLRIRDGVYPVGASLPSESEMCAEFGVSRGPVRQAMAALRAEGLVTISQGRPATVRCRTPARGIATFTPFTRWVQSIGRAAGNRTVEVARRRTAGAAAAALGVSEAEFVVEVLRVRLLDGVPAMLERSTFTEPVGALVVGFDTDSGSITDYLTGAGVRFATMEHQLDAVAADPLDAMHLAVAPGTPLLRERRTSRDEHGVAFEYADDRYRPDLVTFTLTSSG, via the coding sequence GTGACCGTGCGGTCACCGGGCACCCGGCACGAGCAGGTCGCCGCGCAGTTGCGCCTGCGCATCCGCGACGGCGTCTACCCTGTCGGCGCCTCGCTGCCCAGCGAGAGCGAGATGTGCGCCGAATTCGGCGTCTCCCGCGGCCCGGTGCGCCAGGCAATGGCGGCACTGCGCGCCGAAGGGCTGGTGACGATCTCGCAGGGCCGCCCCGCGACCGTCCGCTGCCGCACCCCGGCCCGCGGCATCGCCACCTTCACCCCCTTCACCCGGTGGGTGCAGAGCATCGGCCGGGCCGCGGGCAACCGCACCGTCGAGGTCGCCCGCCGCCGGACCGCGGGTGCCGCGGCGGCGGCGCTGGGGGTGAGCGAGGCGGAGTTCGTGGTCGAGGTGCTGCGGGTGCGGTTGCTCGACGGTGTGCCCGCCATGCTCGAGCGCAGCACCTTCACCGAACCGGTCGGTGCCCTCGTCGTCGGATTCGACACCGACTCCGGGTCCATCACCGACTACCTCACCGGTGCCGGGGTGCGGTTCGCCACCATGGAGCACCAGCTCGACGCCGTCGCCGCCGATCCGCTCGACGCCATGCACCTCGCCGTCGCGCCCGGCACCCCGCTGCTGCGCGAGCGTCGCACCTCCCGCGACGAACACGGTGTCGCTTTCGAGTACGCCGACGATCGGTACCGGCCCGACCTGGTGACCTTCACACTCACGAGTTCGGGCTGA